A section of the Rhodobacteraceae bacterium M382 genome encodes:
- the mtaB gene encoding tRNA (N(6)-L-threonylcarbamoyladenosine(37)-C(2))-methylthiotransferase MtaB: MISKPPQFTTLGCRLNAYETEAMKELSQQAGLDNAVVINTCAVTAEAVRKARQEIRKLRRENPDARIIVTGCAAQTEPETFAAMDEVDTVIGNTEKMQPGTWQNMAADFIGQTERVQVDDIMSVSETAGHLIDGFGTRSRAYVQVQNGCDHRCTFCIIPYGRGNSRSVPAGVVVDQIKRLVDKGYNEVVLTGVDLTSWGADLPAQPKLGDLVMRILKLVPDLPRLRISSIDSIEVDENLMQAIATETRLMPHLHLSLQHGDDLILKRMKRRHLRDDAIRFAEDARRLRPDMTFGADIIAGFPTETDAHFENSLKLVTDCDLTWLHVFPYSKRDGTPAAKIPNQINGNVIKQRAARLRAAGDAQVQAHLAAQIGKTHHILMENPHMGRTEQFTEVTFAQPQREGSIVTAQIIGVTETRLSA; encoded by the coding sequence ATGATCTCGAAACCACCCCAGTTCACGACCCTCGGGTGTCGTCTTAACGCCTATGAAACCGAGGCTATGAAAGAGCTGTCGCAACAGGCCGGGTTGGACAATGCCGTGGTGATCAACACCTGCGCGGTCACCGCCGAAGCCGTTCGCAAGGCGCGTCAGGAAATTCGAAAACTGCGCCGCGAGAACCCGGATGCGCGGATTATCGTAACCGGATGCGCCGCCCAGACCGAACCCGAAACTTTTGCGGCCATGGACGAAGTCGACACTGTCATCGGCAACACCGAAAAAATGCAACCCGGCACCTGGCAGAACATGGCGGCGGATTTCATTGGCCAAACCGAACGGGTCCAGGTGGATGACATCATGTCCGTGTCCGAAACCGCCGGCCACCTGATCGACGGGTTTGGCACCCGGTCGCGCGCTTATGTGCAGGTTCAAAACGGCTGTGATCATCGGTGTACGTTCTGCATCATTCCTTATGGCCGCGGCAATTCACGCTCGGTCCCGGCCGGGGTCGTGGTCGATCAGATCAAACGGCTGGTGGACAAAGGCTACAACGAGGTGGTGCTGACCGGGGTCGACTTGACCTCGTGGGGGGCAGATCTGCCGGCACAGCCCAAACTGGGCGACCTGGTGATGCGGATTCTCAAACTGGTGCCAGACCTGCCGCGCCTGCGGATCTCGTCGATCGACTCGATCGAAGTAGACGAGAACCTCATGCAAGCCATCGCAACAGAAACGCGCCTTATGCCGCATCTGCATTTGTCCCTGCAACACGGCGATGACCTGATCCTCAAACGGATGAAACGGCGGCATTTGCGCGACGACGCAATCCGCTTTGCGGAAGACGCCCGCCGACTGCGACCGGACATGACCTTTGGCGCTGATATCATCGCGGGTTTCCCGACCGAAACCGATGCGCATTTTGAAAACTCGCTGAAACTGGTCACGGATTGTGATCTGACCTGGCTGCACGTATTCCCCTATTCCAAACGGGACGGCACGCCGGCGGCCAAAATCCCCAACCAGATCAATGGCAATGTGATCAAGCAACGCGCCGCCCGTTTGCGGGCTGCGGGGGACGCACAGGTTCAGGCTCATCTGGCCGCCCAGATTGGCAAAACCCATCACATTCTGATGGAAAACCCCCATATGGGTCGGACTGAACAATTCACCGAAGTCACATTTGCACAGCCCCAGCGCGAGGGCAGCATCGTGACCGCCCAGATCATCGGTGTGACCGAGACCCGGCTCTCCGCCTGA
- the dapF gene encoding diaminopimelate epimerase — protein MNNGSNTTRKATSGLPFRKMHGLGNDFVIVDARSAPDLITQALARAIGHRAFGVGFDQLVVLRDSDVADLDVEFWNSDGSRAGACGNASRCIARLISEETGKSDMSFKTDHAVLQARSLGDNIFSVNMGLPQLAWDQIPLAGPVEDLMNLPLPGSPGAVGMGNPHMVFVVRDAESVDLKTVGPNLEHHALYPERTNVEFIHVIDLNAIRMRVWERGGMITLACGSGACAAAVAAHLKGLTERKITVHLDGGPLEIDWREDGIWMTGTATHVFDGILTREFLDSV, from the coding sequence ATGAACAACGGATCAAATACCACTCGCAAAGCGACCTCGGGCTTGCCATTTCGCAAGATGCACGGGCTGGGCAATGACTTTGTTATTGTCGATGCGCGCAGTGCGCCGGATCTGATCACCCAAGCTTTGGCGCGGGCGATCGGGCATCGCGCTTTTGGTGTTGGCTTTGACCAGTTGGTTGTCTTGCGCGACTCGGATGTCGCCGATCTGGACGTCGAATTCTGGAACTCGGATGGGTCGCGGGCCGGGGCCTGTGGCAACGCAAGCCGTTGTATCGCACGCCTGATTTCCGAAGAGACCGGAAAATCCGACATGTCGTTCAAAACCGATCATGCGGTGCTGCAAGCCAGGTCTTTGGGTGACAATATCTTCAGCGTGAATATGGGCCTGCCGCAATTGGCATGGGACCAGATCCCGCTGGCGGGGCCGGTCGAGGATCTGATGAACCTGCCACTCCCAGGATCTCCCGGCGCGGTCGGCATGGGCAACCCGCATATGGTTTTCGTGGTCCGGGATGCCGAATCTGTCGACCTGAAAACCGTTGGACCAAACCTGGAGCACCACGCGCTGTACCCGGAACGGACCAACGTCGAATTCATCCATGTCATCGACCTCAACGCGATCCGTATGCGGGTCTGGGAGCGGGGCGGCATGATCACTCTTGCCTGTGGATCCGGTGCCTGCGCTGCGGCCGTCGCGGCCCATCTCAAGGGCCTGACAGAGCGCAAAATCACAGTGCATCTGGATGGGGGACCATTGGAGATCGATTGGCGCGAGGACGGGATTTGGATGACCGGCACCGCAACCCACGTGTTTGATGGCATTCTAACCCGTGAATTTCTGGACTCTGTTTGA